One window from the genome of Bacteroidota bacterium encodes:
- a CDS encoding TonB-dependent receptor — protein MKSNLHAILLCIFITYNLSAQNEKSDSNIIGHVVSEGKHIPFVHIVVKGTTIGTSTDETGHYQLINLKPGEVVIKAHAVGLKDQEVTVVIQPGETKEVKFDLEPDIMGLSEVVITGDRNDKNRKESALIVNTLTPKLFTAVEALNASESLNYIPGLRMENNCQNCGFNQVRMNGLEGPYSQILINNRPVFSGLLGVYGLELFPANMIERIEVVRGGGSAMYGSNAIAGTINLILKDPVNNSYEFGSTAGLEGYGISGSGKPASDYTVHANASVISNDLKTGMALYGFYRNRQPFDANDDGFSELPRIGNTTFGSRIFHRFGYRSKLALDFFNIQEKRRGGDKFDSPPHMADIAEATGHNILSGALTYEKFFRKTDLFTAYVAAVNVNRDSYYGAEQSLKDYGLTESFAYNAGVQYHAYLGLSSITAGAETNGETLKDTKLGYPDVESAVHLNDSVIYIPYVGNRIIADQITNTIGFFAQYELKLEKWLFSLGARFDSYQIKNMNQKNSDKSGNVFSPRISVLYDISSSLQARASVSSGYRAPQVFDEDLHIETSGSRQVIHQNDPDLKQETSKSATLSLDYGKLAGKAMFNVLLEGFYTRLDNAFVNEYGIPDSAGVVIYTRKNVSNGAMVYGVNIELNIFLGRMLNIYSGFTTQKSQYEKPQDFDSKDFFRTPENYGFLTLEWKPDNKLALSASGIYTGKMKVPYFGYDQPDPETGMLKTSPDFFDMGLKFSYDIKLNGASLQVFAGAKNILNSYQDDFDRGIDRDPGYIYGPITPRSLYAGFRIGNLIGK, from the coding sequence ATGAAAAGTAATTTGCATGCAATATTGTTATGTATTTTTATTACATACAACCTATCAGCACAAAATGAAAAGTCTGATTCTAATATCATCGGACATGTTGTATCGGAAGGGAAGCATATTCCCTTTGTGCATATCGTGGTTAAAGGCACCACCATAGGGACCTCCACTGATGAAACCGGTCATTACCAGCTTATTAATCTCAAACCGGGAGAGGTTGTCATCAAAGCTCATGCTGTTGGGCTGAAAGATCAGGAGGTTACGGTTGTCATTCAACCGGGAGAGACGAAGGAGGTAAAATTTGATCTTGAACCTGATATCATGGGTTTATCTGAAGTCGTGATTACCGGCGACCGCAACGATAAAAACCGTAAAGAATCGGCTCTCATTGTCAATACACTTACGCCAAAGCTTTTTACTGCGGTTGAGGCATTAAATGCCAGTGAGAGCCTGAATTATATTCCCGGTTTAAGAATGGAGAATAATTGCCAGAATTGCGGATTTAACCAGGTGAGGATGAATGGCCTGGAGGGCCCGTATTCCCAGATACTGATCAATAACCGGCCGGTTTTTAGCGGTCTTTTGGGTGTTTACGGTCTGGAGCTTTTTCCTGCAAATATGATTGAGAGGATAGAAGTGGTCAGGGGAGGAGGATCGGCTATGTATGGCAGCAATGCCATTGCAGGCACGATTAACCTTATCCTGAAAGACCCGGTTAACAATTCCTATGAGTTTGGCTCAACTGCCGGTTTGGAGGGCTATGGGATCAGTGGCTCCGGAAAACCTGCCAGTGATTATACCGTTCATGCCAATGCTTCGGTGATTTCCAATGACCTGAAGACAGGGATGGCATTGTATGGCTTTTACCGGAACCGCCAGCCTTTCGATGCCAATGATGATGGTTTCTCTGAATTACCCAGGATTGGAAATACAACATTCGGATCCAGAATATTCCACCGTTTCGGCTACCGCAGCAAACTTGCCCTCGATTTTTTCAATATCCAGGAAAAGCGCAGGGGTGGAGATAAGTTTGATTCACCACCTCATATGGCTGATATTGCGGAAGCAACCGGTCATAATATCCTTTCCGGCGCTTTGACTTACGAAAAATTCTTCAGGAAGACAGATTTGTTCACTGCCTATGTGGCTGCCGTGAACGTTAACAGGGATTCATATTATGGTGCGGAACAATCTTTAAAAGATTATGGTCTCACCGAAAGTTTCGCGTACAATGCAGGTGTGCAATATCATGCTTACCTTGGCCTTTCATCGATCACAGCCGGGGCGGAAACCAACGGAGAAACACTAAAGGATACAAAGCTTGGTTATCCGGATGTCGAGAGTGCCGTCCACCTGAACGATTCTGTGATATATATCCCTTATGTTGGGAACAGGATTATTGCCGATCAGATTACAAATACGATCGGCTTTTTCGCCCAGTATGAATTGAAACTTGAAAAATGGTTGTTCTCCCTCGGCGCACGCTTTGATTCTTATCAGATAAAAAACATGAACCAGAAAAACAGCGATAAAAGTGGTAATGTGTTCAGTCCCAGGATATCCGTGCTTTATGATATTTCCTCATCATTACAGGCCAGGGCAAGCGTTTCCAGCGGATACCGGGCTCCCCAGGTGTTTGATGAGGATCTGCATATCGAGACTTCCGGCTCAAGGCAGGTGATTCATCAAAACGACCCTGATCTCAAACAGGAAACCAGCAAAAGCGCAACCTTGTCATTAGATTATGGCAAACTTGCCGGAAAGGCAATGTTTAATGTGCTGTTAGAAGGATTTTATACCCGGCTTGATAATGCCTTTGTAAATGAATATGGCATACCCGATTCGGCAGGCGTCGTCATTTATACCCGGAAAAACGTTTCCAACGGTGCTATGGTTTATGGTGTAAATATCGAACTGAATATCTTCCTGGGAAGAATGCTGAATATTTACTCCGGTTTTACTACGCAGAAAAGCCAGTATGAAAAACCTCAGGATTTTGATTCCAAAGATTTTTTCAGGACACCGGAAAATTACGGTTTCCTCACTCTGGAATGGAAACCCGACAATAAGCTGGCTTTGTCTGCTTCCGGTATTTATACCGGGAAAATGAAAGTCCCTTATTTTGGTTATGATCAGCCGGATCCTGAAACAGGTATGCTGAAAACCAGTCCGGATTTCTTTGACATGGGACTGAAATTCAGTTACGACATCAAACTCAACGGGGCTTCTCTGCAAGTATTCGCCGGGGCTAAAAACATCCTGAATTCATACCAGGATGATTTTGACAGGGGAATAGACCGTGACCCTGGTTATATCTACGGGCCTATAACGCCAAGGTCCTTGTATGCAGGCTTCCGCATCGGTAATCTGATCGGGAAATAA
- a CDS encoding non-ribosomal peptide synthetase: MEKKPIPITLPITTIHGRFQDIARVFPSYPALRYGERVLSYSMLDRLSGYLAVNLIERSVPGPGNVAVMMENCPEQVIAILAILKAGKAYLPLDTGFPAERNRFMLQDAGCRFLITNSQNFDLASALSDDIEVILADGDFEGYSDNPELPDINPDDHAIILYTSGSTGEPKGVIQTHANMVHFIKRLSDLATISPADRFAYYLSFGFSAHALPLLGALLNGCELKMFNVKQDNFLGFSEWFKREKITTTLMLPSFLRHFLASLTRKQSFPDLRVLFLGGETLYRSDVDKARQVFDHSTLLVNILASTEAYLSRAFVMKYDTPIGSNVVPVGYAVEDLDVLVLDDSGNPCKANSPGEIYLKSRYLTPGYWKRPEQTVKDITKDENEPGILILRTYDKGYFLENDCLVHTGRMDSMVKLRGYRIDLAEVENTLMVNEEVKEALCKVEENRQGVSHILAYVVYSGKGELDKDFLRAKAARILPDYMVPSYIIVMDTLPKNASGKSDRAALPKPDWDILEGKGEKVNPRNETEKKLQEIFENALKIQPIGVTDNFLKLGTDSLRLFVAFNDVERKFSRKLNIDLILMNPNIESLAKYLQEE, from the coding sequence ATGGAAAAGAAACCCATACCCATCACCCTGCCCATAACGACTATTCACGGACGGTTTCAGGATATTGCCCGTGTATTTCCTTCTTACCCGGCCCTTCGTTACGGTGAGCGGGTATTGAGTTATTCCATGCTCGACCGGCTGTCAGGCTATCTTGCTGTAAATCTGATTGAACGGTCAGTTCCGGGACCAGGAAACGTTGCTGTGATGATGGAAAACTGCCCTGAACAGGTCATTGCCATCCTGGCCATACTGAAGGCCGGAAAAGCCTATCTGCCGCTTGATACTGGATTTCCGGCTGAAAGAAACCGGTTCATGCTCCAGGATGCAGGGTGCAGGTTTTTGATTACCAATTCGCAGAATTTTGATCTGGCAAGCGCTTTATCGGATGATATAGAGGTAATCCTGGCGGATGGTGATTTCGAAGGATATTCTGATAATCCTGAGCTTCCGGATATTAATCCGGATGACCATGCCATCATCCTCTACACCTCAGGATCAACGGGCGAACCCAAGGGCGTGATCCAGACACATGCCAACATGGTGCATTTCATCAAACGTTTGTCGGACCTGGCCACGATCTCACCTGCAGACCGTTTTGCTTATTATCTGTCGTTCGGATTTTCAGCTCATGCCCTTCCCCTGCTGGGCGCCCTGCTCAACGGTTGCGAACTGAAGATGTTCAATGTTAAACAGGATAATTTTCTTGGATTCAGCGAATGGTTCAAGCGGGAGAAGATTACTACAACTCTGATGCTTCCTTCTTTTCTTCGACATTTCCTGGCATCGCTTACAAGAAAACAAAGTTTTCCCGATCTGAGGGTGCTTTTCCTGGGAGGAGAAACCCTGTACCGCAGTGATGTGGATAAAGCAAGGCAGGTCTTTGACCATAGTACTCTCCTGGTCAACATACTGGCCAGCACCGAAGCTTATCTGTCAAGGGCCTTTGTCATGAAATACGATACGCCCATTGGGAGCAATGTGGTACCGGTAGGATACGCGGTAGAAGACCTGGATGTTTTGGTATTGGATGATTCAGGAAATCCCTGTAAAGCAAACTCCCCGGGAGAAATTTATTTAAAGAGCCGTTATCTGACACCGGGTTACTGGAAACGGCCGGAGCAGACGGTAAAAGATATCACAAAGGATGAAAACGAACCGGGAATACTGATCCTGCGGACTTACGACAAAGGATATTTCCTGGAAAACGACTGCCTTGTCCATACCGGAAGAATGGATTCCATGGTAAAACTGCGGGGATACCGCATCGACCTGGCTGAGGTTGAGAATACCCTGATGGTAAATGAAGAGGTGAAAGAAGCCTTGTGCAAGGTTGAAGAAAACAGGCAGGGTGTATCGCATATCCTGGCATACGTTGTTTACAGCGGAAAAGGAGAGCTTGACAAAGATTTTCTCCGGGCAAAAGCGGCACGTATCCTTCCCGATTATATGGTACCATCCTATATTATCGTAATGGACACTCTTCCAAAAAATGCATCAGGTAAATCCGACCGGGCAGCCTTGCCAAAACCCGATTGGGACATCCTGGAAGGCAAGGGAGAAAAGGTGAATCCGAGAAATGAAACAGAGAAGAAGTTGCAGGAAATATTCGAGAATGCCCTCAAAATACAGCCCATTGGCGTTACCGACAATTTCCTGAAACTTGGCACCGATTCCTTACGATTGTTTGTGGCATTTAACGATGTCGAAAGGAAGTTCTCCAGGAAACTCAATATCGACCTTATCCTGATGAATCCCAACATTGAAAGCCTTGCAAAATATTTGCAGGAAGAGTAA
- a CDS encoding lysophospholipid acyltransferase family protein, with amino-acid sequence MIKFLLKRRNVRKATDFFNSDKGLKVIPYGWGSRLISWFCATDFAHDEFFKKRLPAFNEFLEQIKDKQDKRRAATEFLTVNFLHGWRTSSLTHLGNRAYRKYVKFSGLDHFLKQYSLGKGVVVIGSHFGFPGFSLSLFPRIGYRDFYSILGEKGPETMKFSGIRADSRPNLLLVKRGSSSDMFRILMKAREVLESGGILHILGDGQHGRSSFSLPFLGKMRGFRASFAELALSSGAALVPVFILPLKKGKVLVEFHEALDCGNDAMEHEEKLKLIVQQYAALLERKWRKKPQYVNGGFVDVHIRQVEAG; translated from the coding sequence ATGATAAAGTTCCTGCTCAAACGGCGGAATGTCAGAAAGGCAACTGACTTTTTCAATTCCGACAAGGGATTGAAGGTGATCCCATACGGATGGGGTTCCCGTCTGATCTCCTGGTTTTGTGCCACAGACTTTGCCCACGATGAGTTTTTCAAAAAAAGGTTGCCGGCATTTAACGAATTCCTGGAACAGATAAAGGACAAGCAGGACAAACGCCGGGCGGCAACGGAATTTCTTACAGTAAATTTCCTGCATGGGTGGCGGACATCATCACTAACGCACCTGGGAAACAGGGCATACCGGAAGTATGTTAAATTCTCAGGACTGGACCATTTCCTGAAACAGTATTCATTGGGCAAAGGAGTTGTTGTAATCGGCAGCCATTTTGGTTTCCCGGGTTTTTCACTATCCTTATTTCCCAGGATAGGCTACAGGGATTTTTATTCCATTCTGGGAGAAAAAGGCCCGGAAACCATGAAGTTTTCGGGCATCCGTGCCGACAGCCGTCCCAACCTCCTGTTAGTCAAAAGGGGTTCCTCATCCGATATGTTCAGGATACTGATGAAGGCCCGGGAAGTGCTCGAATCGGGAGGGATTTTGCATATACTGGGCGACGGACAGCATGGCCGTTCCAGCTTTTCTCTGCCATTTCTGGGCAAGATGCGTGGATTCAGAGCCAGTTTTGCCGAGCTTGCACTCAGTTCAGGCGCTGCCCTGGTACCTGTTTTTATCCTTCCCTTGAAAAAGGGAAAGGTGCTGGTCGAATTCCATGAAGCATTGGATTGCGGGAACGATGCTATGGAACATGAGGAAAAACTGAAACTTATCGTACAACAATACGCCGCTCTCCTGGAAAGAAAATGGAGAAAAAAACCCCAATATGTCAATGGAGGTTTTGTGGATGTGCATATACGACAGGTGGAGGCTGGATAA
- a CDS encoding DUF5110 domain-containing protein: MKTFIKPLLTSLLASLSLLSFPQWALDFNGEEDHVVLNGQDFAPPWTMEVKINKNESDNYQHLLTSTDGNSGIRNEQWWGTKVGFTRSGVADYYFNYVLPIGQWIHLAMVNDGTSTTLFVDGVNKGSVSASINFPMKWISKPNTEASMKAKIDELRIWNTSLSQTVIQQYMNQSVDPGHPDYDNLQHYYQFEEGSGNICHDSKGTLDGTIYGATWYTETDHDVGIIKLVEPERNPDNYSSSEVLTVRIKNYGLMDITEDFDVSYELNGSLPVTLTVQASQNTLASNETIDVSFDPVDMNASGTYHFEFYTSYSQDENPANDTLTEDLVCNSHLLGNISGFEQDGVTFLITCGSDKVRVIFYKDDMFRIWLGPNGNFSNPAGDQIVVSYEFPPIEVTWADSMDYYIMNTDDLSLRAYKSPLRFELFKADNTTLIWEEETPLDYGTRTFQYLNRRQDEYFYGCGMQNGSFSHRDRKVRISKEISHWDDGAVPNPVPFYMSTAGYGAFRNTFAKGEYDFLETTGTSHDEQRFDCFYFYGPSLKEILNGYTGLTGRPVLPPRWGLSLGDADCYNDEGQTTPDVIAEIADVYREKDLPGGWILPNDGYGCGYVKLDSVVQEIAERGFRTGLWTESGLGQLPWEVGTAGIRAYKLDVAWVGSGYQYALNACKQAYEGIESHCDGRGFVWSVCGWAGTQRYSVVWSGDQSGSWEFIRFHIPTIIGSGLSGYNLASSDLDGIFGGSSSTYVRDLQWKTFIPVFYAMSGWAASNKQPWVYGNTITDINRKYLKLKMRLTPYMYSYCHEAYQTGVPAVRAMVLEFPDDPVTRDETTRYQFMSGEWMLVAPVYTSSTQRDSIYLPQGRWIDYWDGTVHDGPLFLNDYEAPFDKLPVFVRSGAIIPMYPEMLYDGQKPVDTLTLDIYPDGLSTFTLYEDDGLTREHRNGAYAETQILCDAPPFGVPGMVTLEIGPAIGDYEGKPAERAWWCEVHYPLYPGSVMLSFEELTEYFSLEDLIASEKGYFYDPLAEGGMVYVKTSHLSAEDTQVIIVDFVYSTGEHDPNDGIRIFPNPAKDLIYLETELEEESRVNVYDSTGKEIMEAISIPAGNQKTKIVLSNTENGFYFIGITSGGKRKMHKVIFSK, translated from the coding sequence ATGAAAACATTCATCAAACCTCTGCTGACCTCCCTTCTTGCATCCCTTTCATTGCTGTCATTTCCGCAATGGGCACTTGATTTTAACGGAGAAGAAGACCATGTTGTCCTCAATGGCCAGGATTTTGCTCCCCCATGGACCATGGAAGTGAAAATCAATAAAAATGAAAGTGATAATTATCAGCATCTACTTACCAGCACCGATGGTAACAGCGGCATCAGGAATGAACAGTGGTGGGGTACCAAAGTAGGGTTCACACGATCGGGTGTGGCTGACTACTATTTTAACTATGTCCTCCCTATTGGACAATGGATCCATCTTGCTATGGTGAATGATGGAACTTCCACAACACTGTTTGTGGATGGGGTAAATAAGGGCAGTGTGAGCGCTTCCATCAATTTCCCCATGAAATGGATCAGCAAACCCAATACGGAAGCATCCATGAAAGCAAAGATCGATGAACTCCGTATCTGGAACACCAGCCTCAGTCAGACTGTCATCCAGCAATATATGAACCAGTCCGTTGATCCCGGGCATCCTGATTATGACAACCTTCAGCATTATTACCAGTTCGAGGAAGGATCGGGTAATATCTGCCACGATTCGAAAGGAACACTTGACGGCACTATTTATGGCGCTACCTGGTATACCGAAACAGACCACGATGTTGGAATCATCAAACTGGTAGAACCGGAGCGTAATCCTGATAACTATTCTTCCTCGGAAGTACTCACCGTCAGGATTAAAAACTATGGACTGATGGATATTACGGAGGATTTCGATGTATCCTACGAACTTAACGGGTCTTTGCCGGTTACCCTTACAGTGCAGGCCAGCCAGAATACACTTGCTTCCAACGAAACCATCGATGTGAGCTTTGATCCTGTTGATATGAATGCTTCAGGCACTTATCATTTCGAATTCTATACTTCATACAGCCAGGATGAAAATCCCGCCAATGATACCCTTACGGAAGACCTGGTTTGTAACTCTCATCTTCTCGGTAACATATCCGGTTTTGAACAGGATGGAGTTACTTTCCTGATCACCTGTGGCAGCGACAAAGTCCGGGTTATCTTTTACAAGGATGATATGTTCAGGATCTGGTTAGGCCCCAACGGGAACTTTTCCAATCCTGCCGGCGACCAGATCGTGGTGAGCTATGAATTCCCCCCGATTGAGGTTACCTGGGCCGATTCCATGGATTATTACATCATGAATACCGATGATCTTTCCCTTCGGGCGTATAAATCCCCTTTGCGTTTTGAGCTGTTCAAAGCCGATAATACTACCCTGATCTGGGAAGAGGAGACACCTTTGGATTATGGAACACGCACCTTCCAGTACCTTAACCGCCGGCAGGATGAGTATTTTTATGGTTGCGGTATGCAAAACGGATCTTTTTCGCACCGCGACCGTAAAGTCAGGATTTCAAAGGAGATATCACACTGGGACGACGGAGCTGTACCCAACCCGGTTCCATTTTATATGAGCACGGCCGGCTACGGGGCTTTCAGGAATACATTCGCTAAAGGGGAGTACGACTTCCTGGAAACAACGGGTACTTCACATGATGAGCAACGGTTCGACTGTTTCTATTTTTACGGGCCTTCTCTTAAAGAGATCCTGAATGGTTACACCGGGCTGACCGGAAGGCCTGTATTACCTCCCAGGTGGGGCTTATCGCTGGGTGACGCCGATTGCTATAACGACGAAGGGCAGACCACTCCGGATGTGATCGCTGAGATTGCTGATGTTTACCGCGAGAAAGACCTTCCCGGTGGCTGGATCCTTCCCAACGATGGCTACGGCTGCGGTTATGTGAAGCTGGATTCTGTGGTACAGGAGATTGCTGAAAGGGGATTCCGTACCGGGCTATGGACGGAAAGCGGCCTCGGACAATTGCCCTGGGAGGTTGGAACCGCCGGTATCCGGGCTTATAAGCTCGATGTGGCATGGGTCGGATCAGGATACCAGTATGCCCTCAATGCCTGCAAACAAGCCTATGAGGGCATAGAATCCCATTGCGATGGAAGGGGCTTTGTCTGGTCGGTATGTGGCTGGGCCGGCACACAAAGGTACTCGGTGGTTTGGTCGGGCGACCAGTCGGGAAGCTGGGAGTTTATCCGTTTTCATATACCTACCATCATAGGTTCGGGACTTTCTGGCTATAATCTGGCTTCAAGCGACCTCGACGGGATCTTCGGAGGCAGCTCATCAACTTATGTGCGTGACCTGCAATGGAAAACCTTCATCCCCGTCTTCTACGCTATGTCGGGATGGGCTGCCAGTAACAAACAACCCTGGGTGTACGGCAATACTATTACGGATATCAATCGTAAGTACCTGAAACTTAAAATGCGGCTCACTCCATACATGTATTCATACTGCCATGAGGCATATCAAACCGGGGTTCCTGCGGTTCGTGCCATGGTACTGGAATTCCCCGATGATCCTGTCACCAGGGATGAAACAACCCGATACCAGTTCATGAGCGGAGAATGGATGCTGGTTGCTCCTGTTTATACCAGCAGTACCCAACGCGATAGTATTTACTTGCCTCAGGGACGTTGGATAGATTACTGGGACGGAACAGTTCATGACGGCCCTTTGTTCCTGAATGATTATGAAGCTCCCTTTGATAAATTGCCTGTTTTTGTAAGGTCCGGTGCGATCATCCCAATGTACCCCGAAATGCTTTACGATGGACAGAAACCGGTTGATACCCTTACCCTCGATATTTATCCCGATGGATTATCAACTTTCACCTTGTATGAAGATGACGGACTGACCCGGGAGCACCGTAACGGAGCTTATGCGGAAACTCAAATCCTCTGTGACGCTCCGCCATTTGGAGTCCCCGGCATGGTAACACTGGAAATCGGACCTGCTATAGGTGACTATGAAGGGAAACCCGCAGAACGCGCTTGGTGGTGCGAAGTACACTATCCATTATATCCGGGCAGCGTGATGCTCAGCTTTGAAGAATTGACAGAGTATTTCTCCCTGGAAGACCTTATAGCATCGGAAAAGGGCTACTTTTACGATCCTCTTGCGGAAGGTGGGATGGTATACGTCAAAACGTCCCACCTAAGTGCGGAAGATACACAGGTCATCATTGTTGATTTTGTTTACTCCACCGGCGAACACGATCCGAACGATGGTATCCGTATTTTCCCCAATCCGGCAAAGGATTTGATTTATTTGGAAACCGAACTCGAAGAGGAATCCCGTGTGAACGTATACGACAGCACCGGTAAAGAAATCATGGAGGCAATATCCATACCTGCCGGAAATCAAAAAACGAAGATTGTTCTGTCAAATACTGAAAACGGATTTTATTTCATTGGAATAACCTCAGGGGGGAAAAGGAAGATGCATAAAGTGATTTTTTCAAAGTAG
- a CDS encoding amidophosphoribosyltransferase translates to MGGFFATISCKDCVSDLYYGTDYHSHLGTRRGGMAVYNGKGFKRSIHSLENSYFRTKFESELNEFNGKSGIGVISDFESQPIIVQSHLGDFAVVTVGKIFNLEELTRRALRRHHHFSEISPEGTNPSELVATLIAEEESFEKGIEHVYDMVKGSCSMLVLTRKGIYGARDKLGRTPVILGKKEGAYAFSSETTAFSNLDFTVERDLGPGEIVFITADGYEQRKKPYPNMQICAFLWVYYGYPSSSYEGINVEECRYRCGAALARNDNVKADFVSGIPDSGIAHAIGYSNQKQIPYKRAYIKYTPTWPRSFMPQNQATRDLVAKMKLIPVKALIEGKKIVFCDDSIVRGTQFKENVAILFEYGAAEIHVRPACPTLIYPCDFLNFSRSRSTLDLAGRKAIKDIEGAEDKHLEEFATPGTERYYAMIENIRKRIGVTTLQYQKLEDLLEAIGLPKERVCTHCWEGKSFF, encoded by the coding sequence ATGGGCGGTTTTTTTGCTACCATTTCGTGTAAGGACTGTGTCTCCGATCTGTACTATGGCACAGATTATCATTCCCATCTGGGTACCCGGAGGGGAGGGATGGCCGTATATAATGGAAAAGGCTTCAAGCGGAGCATTCACAGCCTGGAGAATTCTTATTTCCGGACAAAGTTTGAATCCGAGTTAAATGAGTTTAACGGAAAGAGTGGGATAGGGGTGATCAGTGATTTTGAGTCACAACCCATCATCGTGCAATCCCATTTGGGTGATTTTGCTGTAGTTACAGTGGGTAAGATCTTTAACCTGGAGGAGCTTACCCGCAGAGCGCTTCGCAGGCATCATCATTTTTCGGAGATCAGCCCGGAAGGTACCAACCCCTCTGAACTCGTTGCCACCCTCATCGCAGAAGAGGAAAGTTTTGAAAAGGGAATAGAACATGTATACGACATGGTGAAAGGATCCTGTTCCATGCTTGTGCTTACCCGCAAAGGCATTTATGGTGCGCGCGACAAGCTGGGCCGAACGCCGGTCATCCTGGGAAAGAAAGAAGGAGCTTATGCCTTTTCCTCCGAGACAACGGCATTTTCAAACCTGGACTTTACGGTAGAGAGAGACCTGGGTCCGGGAGAAATAGTCTTTATAACGGCTGACGGCTACGAACAAAGGAAAAAGCCTTACCCCAACATGCAGATATGTGCCTTCCTGTGGGTATATTACGGTTATCCGAGTTCCTCCTATGAAGGTATAAACGTGGAGGAATGCCGTTATCGCTGTGGCGCAGCATTAGCCAGGAATGACAATGTGAAAGCAGATTTCGTCTCCGGTATCCCCGATTCAGGGATCGCTCATGCCATAGGTTATTCCAACCAGAAACAAATTCCCTACAAAAGGGCTTATATAAAATACACTCCCACCTGGCCCCGCAGTTTTATGCCCCAGAACCAGGCAACCCGCGACCTGGTAGCCAAAATGAAGCTGATTCCGGTGAAAGCCCTTATTGAAGGGAAAAAGATCGTTTTTTGCGACGATTCCATCGTTCGTGGTACTCAATTTAAAGAAAACGTTGCTATCCTCTTTGAATATGGTGCCGCGGAAATTCACGTCCGCCCCGCCTGCCCAACCCTGATCTACCCCTGCGATTTCCTGAACTTCAGCCGCTCAAGGTCAACCCTCGATCTGGCCGGCAGAAAAGCTATTAAAGATATCGAAGGGGCGGAAGATAAACACCTCGAGGAATTCGCTACTCCGGGTACGGAACGTTATTATGCCATGATAGAAAATATCCGCAAAAGAATTGGTGTTACCACCCTCCAATACCAGAAACTCGAAGACCTCCTGGAGGCCATCGGCCTCCCTAAAGAAAGAGTTTGTACTCATTGCTGGGAAGGGAAGAGTTTTTTTTAG